TGAATCTACAGCGCTGTCACTCTTTCTCTCTTTTTCTATTTCTCGACAATATTGGCACACGACTTTTTTAGGAAACTCAGGGTCTCTAGAGTTTTCGCACATGAATGTTCTCAGATTTATGCTGGACTTTACTACAAATGAGCCCTGTGTTTTCGTTGCCTAGTTAATTGTAAGTGTTTTCATGACGGAGCATTCTGCCTTCGTATATGGAAACAATCCTTCTTTTCATATTTCGCTCCCTCATCTTTCTTGACGGTGAATACTTAGGATTACTCAGTCTCtttaattggtgtgtcaaataTTTTGTGCTACTAGCTATtctgtttcatttaattaatatttgatGTATACTTCATTTAATTAAtgacaactgtaacatatataatacaaaaaaaaaacattcatcattcattcatctcagccataagacgtccactgctgaacataggcctcccccttggacctccattcgtaccggttggaagcgacccgcatccagcgtcctccggcggccttaacaaagtcgtctgtccatcttgtgggtggacgtcctacgctgcgcttgctagtccgtggtctccactcgagcacttttcgaccccatcggccatcttctctgcgtgcaatgtggcctgcccattgccacttcagcttgctaatccagtgggctatgtcggtgactttagttcgtctacggatctcctcatttctgattcgatcacgcagagaaactccgagcatagccctctccatagctcgttgagcgactttgagttttgagatgaggccgatagtgaaagaccacgtttcggagccgtaagtcatcactggtaacacaccttgattaaagactttcgtcttgaggcactgaggtatgtcggacgaaaaaacattacgtagtttcccgaacgctgcccaaccgagttggattcggcggttgacctctttctcgaagttggacctacctaattggactacttgtcctaggtagatgtacgagtcaacaacttcgagtaccgagttcccaacagagattGGGATGGgtacaacattggcatttggcacaagtttcgtcttgtccatgttcattttcaagcccacctgTTGTGAAACTTGGTTgtggtcatcgagcatcatgctgagttccaccattgactttgccatgactacgatttcgtcggcaaaccgaaggtgagtgatgtattcgccgttgatgttgatgccaagtccttaccattccaggagcttgaaggcgtcttccattacggcagtaaacagtttcggagagataacgtctccctgccttacgcctcttcgcaatggaatcgccttcgtgctctgctcctgtactcggaccgacatggtggcgttactatacaaacacttcaacactaaAAAACATATTGTAATCCAAATACCAACTTAGTatagctaattaacaacactcaaggtcacgccgatttcacgccgatcatttatcggcggcggcggcgtggccaaaaagcccggcggcggcggcgcgccggcgcggcgcacacgtctagtgtgtaaagtgtaataggtaggcatgcctaaagttatttgtattatactgaaaactttgtgaatgcgctttattaatgtctatttttttattaagttgtcagggataaataaaataatacaatgttatacacataaatatgccttttatttaaatcaattgataataccacaaacaaggggtaatatttgcatctttcttatatttcgtgatatgaagataacaaatatgtttatcaacagaattactacctaccagtacccgccaggctaaaccggttgtcaactttagttccattggtacacaacgatggcgccactagtataaacgtataaacggttggggacatttttttgtatggagttaccgttcttctcctagtcagtattatatattttttgaggaCAACTCCCTAGGTGTAATTGGAGGGTCAAACAACCTGACCCTCAGAACCCCACCATCACCAAGTGCATTCGTTACCATACAAGATGTGGAAGATCTAACGTACCTGGAAGCCGTGCCCCGGAAATCGCTCTCAAGTTTACCCTTTCCCCATACGAACTCACAAGACTCTGAACTGCCCCTCGGTCAGGGCCTCAATTGGCAGGACGCCTTGTCGCTTGTCGCAGTCCGGAGGAGCAGCCCCCAATAGCTTACCAAGTACCTTGAGTTTTGGCTCAGGTTTTATCCATCTCCAGTTGGCGGACTGGATTTCACAAAACCGTCCCGACGTCATGGAAGAGTTCTTATCGGATGGAGCAGGTGGAGCCTCAAGAGGAAAGGAGTCCTCTCCTTCTTTGCCGTTGACTGTCGCACAGTCTACcccaaagagtagtataatatatatatgagACTTGGTCTACCCTCAAGACTAAAATTACCTGTTAatgtcaacaaaaaataaagagtCTAGTCTATGATAGGTATTTGAATTATTCGGTTGTCAATCTAAAAACACAATGTAGGTCTTCTTCTTGTATGAGACGCCATTAGTATTAGTGGAAATGGTACACTACAAAAAAACGAAGAATACGGCTTTTGCTGAAccaaagatttcctttggcaggattgatCTTTGGATCCCTAAGATAGGTTTACGAAGTGGATCCACCTGAATTTTTCATGCacgtggggggagggggggttttAGCCTTAACAAAGTCTGAGGTTAATAACTGCGTAGGGTTTAGGTATACaagtcaagtttggtatcattttcgatTAAATCGAATGTCTAAATGTCAGTTCTGGAATAATATTTAGGTCAAtagatagtaaaaataaaaaataaaaataaattgtaatatgaattttaaataatacgcaATTCTATTtaggaatagaatagaatagatttattcgtaagcacaaacaatcggaacagtacatagtataaaagaaaacacaaattaagattaaagtgccacgaaatggccccatctcagcatgttgctggtggcttccagcgctgatcttccgatgagaccatcaagtgagaagaatcacggaaggtaacagacaagaagaaaaaagacagaaataacatacagtaaacagttagttaaataagaaaaaagttacacagcaagaagatacaacataacgactatttacaattaagattaattaaccCCTTAGGTATGTAGTTATATACCACAAGAAGATTGAAGACAATGCTTACCCTGAAAATTGTAATAGTCATATTTTTGATGGAGCTGCCCTTGTCCACAGTTATCCTCCACGTAGCTCCAAAACATTTAATGAATACTGCTGCAATGAGTTCCGTCGGTGCATCGTGGGAAGTACAGAGACCATAGAGGCGAAGAGAGTTGATATCGTCTGGGATCTTTACTCTGATATGTCTCTCAAGAAACAGGTTCGGGATGATAGAGGCCAAGGAATATGTCGTCAAGTACATGAGAACTACAAATTGCCAAGCAATTGGTCAAACTTTCTTAAGAATTCTGAAATTCTTAAGAATTTCTGAAGAATTCTCAAAATAAGGATGTTTCAAATAAGGAAGAACTACAGGGGAACCTGGGTATACATATAGTGACTAACATCGGTCCGACAATCAAATCATCAGTACCAACGAAAACGATGTTGACAGGGCTTAATGTAACTTGCGAGGAGGCTGATAGCCGCATTATTCTGCATGCCAAGGACATGACGATGAATGGAGCAACAAACATAATAATACATACTGTTGATTCCGATGTGCTCATAATTGCCATATCCTACTACTTTTCCCTTGAGCGGTTGGGTCTCAAAGAGTTGTGGGTATCTTTTGGTACTGGAAAGAATCACAGCTATATAGCTGCGCATGATTTGGCACATCATCTGGGTGAAGACAGAACAGAAGCCATGAGAGGGTATCATGCATTCACAGGTTGTGACACTGTTTCTGCGTTCTACTCAAAAGGGAAAACACTGACCTGGAAGGCATGGCAGCAGTGTATTGATGCCACATCAGCTTTTAAAGCCCTTTCTAATCCGTTAAATGAACTGACAGATGACATACTGACTAGCTTGGAAAAGTACGTCATCTAGCTTTACTGTGGTGACAGTGAAATAGTCTCGGTGAATGAAGCTCGCAAGTTTTTGTTCACAAAGAATAAGGCTTTACAGAATATCCCCCCAACAAGAGATGCTCTTAAAATGCATACACTTAGGGCAGCCTACCAAGCAGGTTATATATGGGGACAAGCTTTTGACTCCTCACCCGACAGTCCATCCCCATCAAACTGGGGATGGACTGAAAAGGAAGCACAATGGCAGCCAATATGGACAACCCAGCACAGTATCTGGGATGCGGCGCGAGAGCTGGTAAAATGTGGATGTAAGAACAGCTGTAGAGGCCGTTGTTCTTGTAGGCGAGAAGGAATGCCATGCACACTCCTATACAAGACCTGTAATGGCAACTGCGATAATTCCAGGTATATTTATGTTCGAATAACTTTCGCTTTTAGTTTGCTTGCTTgtttgtttctacttttttggGTAatcattgttttatattttttacagtgTAATGGACCGCGAAGCACTCATTGAAGATGATTAGAATTGGATCCAGAGGTATTGGAGGACGAGGGCTAGGAATCATTgtgccattttttttatttttttgtgttagattttttttaaataaatactgtaatgtttaattttatattttattttacgtagTTTAACATCTTTATCGTGCAAATATGAGTCCTAAAATGAATTTGGCATCCTTAAGTCATACGAATATGGTACCAAACTTGGAATAGTAGCATAATTAATGCCTCTATATAGATTGAGACCCTATTTTCCTCCAGAGCAGAAGCTGCCAAAACCTCAAAAAACTAACATCAAAAATcgcggtggctccacttcttaaatccatccttagGCCTTAAGGACCAATCCTACCAAAGGAAATCTTTGGTTCAGCAATAGCCGTATAATTTACCGTACAGATGCAACTActaacatatatacagtaatcctaataggaatgaaaatatttatatcttaatatacttttttgttgccttttatatttgacgaatttctaaatatagtacctaatcattaccttttaacgtatttttttatttttttgtgatatgctaatttaagagcccatgaacgtgcacactagcgccgctgctaaataatcgtgattatttaaatttaatgacaggtatttaaagtccgctacggactgtattgtgtatttaggtaccttttgaatacatcaaactagtttttatgttactggattcgtcaatctacgcgtccaaagttaaaacggccgtttttgttttgagctcatagatcgactaatccagcaacataaaaactagtttggtgtattcaaaaggtacttaaatacacaatacagtcagtagcggccccctttttgaaatacctgtcgctaaatttaaataatcacgattatttagcagtggcgctagtgtgcacgttgatgggctcttaaaaacctgaccccaacaaaaaataaaaaatacaaaaagaaattccctctccgggattcgaacccaggaccattagcttcctgaacagaattactgccaatacccgctaggctaaacgggttgtcaattctaattacaatggtatcctaccagagcgctagtagtataaacgaacttttgaaagggacatttttttgtatggagttatcgttcttctcctagtgagtattatattctttggttctGTCGCAAtacatgatttatgtatccatgccaaatattGCAGCTTTCTACTCTAGCACTAACGaacacggagcaaagcctcagACCatcctcggacagacagacatggcgaaactataagggtttctaggctTTTTCTAGGTGattacgaaaccctaaaaaagtacctatatcATCTATACCATACctagcctgaccaggaatataggATCACGCGCCATGGTTGGAAGTTTAGTATATTATAACCTGACTGGGAGACTGGGAATCAACTGGGAATTGCTGGGAATCAAAAACCAAAGATAATGaaattatagttggtcaaaccaatctgtcagtcagtaagaaccgggaaaactatactcatccttttcttttgggtgctagtaccaGTGTaatacaaagatagtatgattatctctgtctatgattcAAATGAGACgttctttgacaaactatatttatCTTTCCAAAAAGTAGGTATTATAGTCTTATTATAGTACACGTACACTTATGCGTACACTGTCAGGAAAATGTCATTTTGCCACAAAGCGTCGAGCAATGAGTAATTTTTCAAATACAGTAGTTAAGCACAATTTGCCAAACATTCACTTTACTAATGCTTCTTTTTCTCTTGCTGTTCGTCGTATTAGTTAAAATCAGTACACCGCAAAAGAGTACTGGTACTATATTGTTTTACAATAAGCACATCGACACGGATTGCTGGAGTCAGGAAGAGTTGGCCAAATTACAAGCTCGAAAGATTTTGAACCAATTAATACCAAAGCCAACGCCACCAgatcaaataactaaaaaatttCCAAATGAAGCTTTGCAATACTACCGGGAAGCCTTGCACACTGTAGATAAACGAAAGTATTCTGTATCTAATAAGGTGCTAAAGGAAGCTCTAGCAGATACCATCGGTAGTCATTTGAGAAGCGAAATGCTTCCCGCCGTTAGACTAGCTTTTTACGCCGGGTATGTGCCTTATAAATCAGTTAGGGAATTACACGACCTTTACAGCGAGATTAAGACCACGTTAAATACTGAGGGACGTGGTTGGAAACTTCCTCCCAAACTTCTGATGACAACTAACCTGACAGTTACGAAAATTACCATAGGACGCGGCAAGCTCTTCGATCCATGCCATTTTTTAGTCCTTAAAAGAGATCCAAATGCATGTATACGATTGCCAATTCCAATACTTGATAACGCTAATGACCCCTCTGCGATTGCACTGCCTTTCAAGAGtgggggcttagtcaatttgctgTCCCCAACCTCCGAAAACATATTCCTAAAATATTATACTACGGCTTCTCGGTGCATTTTACGTAGGTCACCTGCAAACTGTCGTCATTccgatattgtaaaatttaatagTGACTTATGGTGTTGGATGAGAAATTATGTAGCACCTCATCTGATGGACGAAAAGCTTTACGCAGCGTATGGCGGCGTGCTTAGAGTAGCTGCAGCTGTACAAAGTTACGGAAAAGTGTTACCCAGACGTAATCTCTTTGATAATTGCAGAAACGCTATGGAATGGCATTCTTGGAGAAAATTAACTGAGCCATACTTTTACATAGACTCAGATTGGACTCCCAGGATTTACGTTGGAGTCGTTGTTCTGGCTGCATTAGCTATTTACTTATTACAAATGTTTTACAATTATATATTTGGAAAAACTAATACGTGTATTTGTGGAGTACAGGAACAGTCTGTCTTTCAAAAACTAAAGCAACAGCATGTCCAGCATGGAGCAACTAGAAAGGTTTACTACAATGAACCGCCGCGCACATGTTGCTCTCCAGGCAGTAAGGAAACAAATAAATCATCACATATTCCTTCGAAGACACAGAGAGTTTACAACTATAATGACAATCTGTTAGATGTTATCATGAGTGACGCCGAAGCAGGCGAATACAGCAGTTCAGACTCTAATAACGGATATGACAGTAAGAAAGAAAACGAGCATTCCGAAATTGAGACGAAAGCGGTAGACAGGACGACGAGCCCACCAAAAATAGAAACATCAATCGAGCAGCTGAAAATCAATAGAGGTCGAGTCAGTATTCGGGGCCATGGAGCACGGATGACGGATAAGTGGGCGTCAACCGAGGACGCCAGCTCGTCGTGCTGCGAGTCCGCGAGCAGCGGCAGCTCCACGTCGCGGCCGCGCGTGCGCGACCTGGCCTGGGCGCGCCAGGTGTTGCACTCAGAGATCTCGCCTGCACCGCGCCCCAGGACACCCAGAACCAGCCCACACACAGAAATGGACTCTTATACGACGTCTACGTCACAAAGATGAAATAAAGAGGACAACTTTAGATAATTGTTTACCATtggtaataatatatttttaggaaAATGCAGGTTTATTTAAGATGGTTATTTTGTTAAGAAATATTCTATTTTAACTTAAGATCTTATTGAAGTGGATTAGATACGAATAAAACGATTTATATACATAGATagatgtatattttatttaataattaaacacAATGAAGCTTATTTGTATCACCCTGAACGTAAAACGTCTGGATTACCTATATCTTACAGACTGCAGAAATGGTTATATATAGCTTATAGCATAGCGACATACTGTCCATCATTagagaaaaaaaccggccaagagcatctcgggccatgctcagtgtagggttccgtagttacccttcCGTAAACTGTAAGCTATTAGTATAGAAGTTGTTAACAAAGGGATGAAATGATGCTTGGTGCCTTTCACGCTAGTTACATTAAAGAATATACTTTTTTCCTTAGAACTTTCtttcaatagggtattatactgtatttaaaacaaattattttacaccatgcatgaaataaagcaccagataattattagaaaaacacagataggagttatttttaatcacaagttctatttaataaatcggatagaaatataaaaagtaggtgagttgaccgtgacgtcacgatgtaatgttatttatatttaatacctGGGATAACTCGGGGCAAGTTCTAGGGATTTGACATCGATAAAATGtcgatataattaaattaataaatgtgCTTATTGACCATTCTCGTTTACTGTAAAAGGTTCGATTATTATAGCAGTTGAAAGGCCgagccacaccggctgcgtgtgcagcaCGTGTGCGTCGACGTAGCGTAGACGTGCGCAGCACCCCTGTCACACCGggtgacgcgcacgtcacgcagcgcacgccacgcagtgtgctgtacacgtcacgcaagcgcacgctgcagctcggtcatgcgtgcagtaaaataaaatacactcCTGCGACAGTACATCATGTTATTATACTGTTActtatactgaaataaatggtattctattctattatactCCTGTTGCAAATGGAAGCAGCTCACAGAATGCCGACATTGCAATTAGAGGAAAAAAATGTCTCATATTTGAATCGAGATATTTcagagtacataatattattattaagttcacaatacaacaaccttgttttccaatagtattattagtacctaacatcgatttgttcccacaggccaaatttttataagacgtatttttttggaatctttgtgctatatgttgtaaatatacattcgtattgacgaatatattaattagtttttcttttatcactgaatccatattaaaaaccagcacgcgcaccggccgagttgtaaataaatacaagcgagCTGCGCGTGTACACGCACAGCACCTATGCAGCACCGAGCTGTGCGTGTCCGAACCTGCTCGGTTCGCCCTCTCATAGGGAACGCAGTTAAACACAACGTCATCACTGCACGCAACGAAGCGACGTTGCCGTTCCGGTGCGTGGACGCGTGCACGCAGCACGCAGCCGGTTTGTCTCGTCGGAGCTGCGTTGCGTGCAAGTCACgcgtacgcgcacgtcacgcacacgtcacgcaagcggtgtgtcctctcgtatgagttttcgtattatacaacgcatcgggacgcgtacgtgcacgtgcacgtctacgcatacGCATCCGGTGTGGCTTGGCCTTAAAGTGGATATTttcatataccgggtgtggcctgtaatacgagcaaaaaatgtaactgtaggctgtactcctcatactgaccaacatttgttcaacaactattaaaaataacttgtagtttgatttttaatacactttaaagtttattctaagacgcaatgtatcgcgaattttgttatgtttaatgcttgacaagcaacgtcaatcactaatgatatggcatggcgatggcgtccattgaagataatatttattttgtatgaaaaataggaagtctaaatactttataatttttaaaagttgatgaataaaagtgtcaccgtttgaggagtacaatccatgttttaattatttgctcgtgtgacaggccacacccggtagacGGCAATCATTAATACCGACGaatatggaaaaaatattgattgtATATTATGAAAACtaggtattatttaaaatatataatataaaaaatataaatacacattttaatttgtttatttaaaaaatgaggagaaaataagtaatatttatttatgtcgaATAAAATTTAGATGTTGACAGTAACATCGttatatttttttgtcgatAAAATATTTTGCTACATCACTTTCGTATAGATGCCCCGAGTTATCCCTCTGTCTGTAATGTTTCatatcatataaattccatattagtaaatcgttttgacagttccgaaaaaGTATCTGATTTgactcttcgagcaacacggaagggaggcggcattcgcactatttcccctctgccgaggtacaagattagcgcgtcaatctaatctagcgcgggtaataaaactagttgcacttggatttttcactagaccaagtccagacgcgcgcgtgaacactgctgcacaaaaatgcctgtttgctcggttttttgttataaaaagaggtcggggacatcaaatttacaaaaagaaagtgttacatttcacatgtaatattttttttacatatcatacgtttaattacattcaaacacaattattatatattagtctcatgtaattgttggatttatcgattttgctcgctcagtacaaattgcggatcggtcgagcgacaaatccgacttctcatctcccagaatacaataacatacttcaacgaaaatgtgttagtgtgcgtgttgtgacacttgtcactcgtccgtacacaaaaagagatccaggtttgcaagatttgtccttgacgtgtgtcattttctatgtatttgtgttgtcattacagattggattttgtatgtaagtgtgtgagaagtgcgactgtgtgcacctttccccccgcgaaaaatggcagaaagatttgtacggtgagatatcgcttgggcccctcccttccgatgtgtcggaagccggtgttgctcgaaggatttgactagtaggaaaataccctattggagACTTTCCATGTAGATCGCGAGTTTTTCGCGGTTCTCG
Above is a window of Cydia splendana chromosome Z, ilCydSple1.2, whole genome shotgun sequence DNA encoding:
- the LOC134804550 gene encoding uncharacterized protein LOC134804550 encodes the protein MLLFLLLFVVLVKISTPQKSTGTILFYNKHIDTDCWSQEELAKLQARKILNQLIPKPTPPDQITKKFPNEALQYYREALHTVDKRKYSVSNKVLKEALADTIGSHLRSEMLPAVRLAFYAGYVPYKSVRELHDLYSEIKTTLNTEGRGWKLPPKLLMTTNLTVTKITIGRGKLFDPCHFLVLKRDPNACIRLPIPILDNANDPSAIALPFKSGGLVNLLSPTSENIFLKYYTTASRCILRRSPANCRHSDIVKFNSDLWCWMRNYVAPHLMDEKLYAAYGGVLRVAAAVQSYGKVLPRRNLFDNCRNAMEWHSWRKLTEPYFYIDSDWTPRIYVGVVVLAALAIYLLQMFYNYIFGKTNTCICGVQEQSVFQKLKQQHVQHGATRKVYYNEPPRTCCSPGSKETNKSSHIPSKTQRVYNYNDNLLDVIMSDAEAGEYSSSDSNNGYDSKKENEHSEIETKAVDRTTSPPKIETSIEQLKINRGRVSIRGHGARMTDKWASTEDASSSCCESASSGSSTSRPRVRDLAWARQVLHSEISPAPRPRTPRTSPHTEMDSYTTSTSQR